The region ctaatattacagACAACAGTGGATGAATTAGTTGCAGCCACAgcttattttgatttatttcttcgttctgTAACTGAACCTGGTCTCTTACGTTCGTTCGTTAGATTTTTACTTGAAGATAATTATGATGAATGCAGAATACTGGATAGCCTTATTCAAAGGATATCTTCTAGGTCACgggtatatattttatttttattacatattataaaagatGACAATGTTAATAACTTTTAGTAagtataataagtaataaaatatcataaaaatttttcaattctttgtTTTAGTTATGTATAGTAACATTGGGACTATTTGAAACcttgattaatttaaattgtgaAGACATTATGCTAGAATTATGTCTGGGTGCATTAAGTCCTTGTTCTCATGTAATGCTTTCCCAACGTAGAAGGTTAAGAGATATAGATCCTTTTGGACGTGCAGCTGAGAAGTTTTTGTCTTTGACACCAAGTTGTTGCTCGCCATTTACGTCTATAAATTCTCAATTCAATTCTTTACCTAACAATACaacatatgaaaaatattcaaatgctACATCTGAATCTTTGAAGTCATTACCAGCATCTATAAATTATGGAGTCAGATTATCAGACAGCCTTTATGGAAATTATCATGCATATTTATGTGACGCTCGACAAAAAATAAGAGCTTGCCGAATTGCTTGTTCTACTTGGTCATATCAATACAATGGAGAATTACCAAAAGATAGTACTACAAGCAGTGCGACTACTTTAATAGATGACAATACGTTATTAGATCAATCTcagaagaaaactgaaacaaataaaGCTTTATCATTAGAGACAGCAAAGCAACCAACggtttttaatgaaattattgaaaactCATCAATAGATAACATGCTAGTTAACATGTCTTTGCTAGATGAGAAGGATTTAAATACAATAGagaaagagttaaaaataGAATCCCTTGTGGCAACAGGTATAGAGTTATCATTAGAAGAACAAGCAAAATTAGATGCAGATATTGCTGAATTGTTAAACGAAGATATTGGTATATCAGATTCTGTTAAAGAAATGTcattaatagataaaaaagaatttgataGCAGTAATGACGATTCGAACACCACCATGAATTCACTTTTATCGTTAGGGGAAAGCAGCGGCTATGAAAGCTTTGCATTTAAAGGTTCATCGCAGTCAACTCCAGATAACGAACCTAGCGAAGATCGAATAAGCGAACACGACGAAATAGAAATTGAATCAAACAAAGAACAAGGTATATTATCTCTTCATAGCATCATAGAATCGAGTTCAATTGCACCAGAAGAATTAACAGCGAATAAAcaaagtaaagaaaattacCGTCAAGATGTATTTAATGGACAACCGAATGTCGGTATATTTTTGGATGTTCTTTTACGAAAACTCGAATGTATGacaagtaataatttatatgttaatTTACATCTAACTGGTCTTATCAGCAGATTAGCAATATATCCACAGCCTTTGTTACAATCATTTCTCTTAAATCATTCTCTAGTATTTCAACCCAGTATTAGATCACTTTTTCAGgtttgtaattatatacatatttttattatgtacatatccACAAATAGTGTAcaagattataaaaaaaacttcATCTTTCATCAGGTACTTGCAtctttaaaacataaaatagaTCAATTTCTTTCACAACacaataatatagatatattggTCGAACAAGCACgactctttttaattaaccgCGAGGATAAATTAGTAAATGCAAGAAAAAATGCATTAGAAGCTGCTGCTCATTCTGTATCCactaaaagaaattctttgagTGGGGAACCATTTTCAAGAGGTACAATTTTTCtgattattcaaatattaattatacttcactaatatattttattgatgcatatatataagtatacataaatattatattattgcttATAATTGCCATGCACTCCCGGAAGTGTTCAAACGATGTAGGTATAAAAATCGCTTAcaattaagaataatatataaatattatttctctattATACTTAAACAAATTACGTTTTAGGTGAAAATAAGAGATGGAGTTTAACATCATCTTTTACACAAATGCTTAGAAGATCAAGTGGCAGTTCTGGTCCAAGTAGTTTAAACAATACTGTTAATCAATCAACTGGTATATCTGAAAATCAATTAGAAGCTATTGGACATGGTTCTGGATACcggtaaatattttagtatcaTATCATTGATTCACTagttaaaattgttaaaaagatatgttaaaaatttaactaaTATTACACGAACTTTCTTGTATaaagattataataatactataaaatttttcattgattagatattatacaaaaacGTCATGGGAATCCCCAAATGAAGTAAGTCCAGTACAAAATGTGGTCTTATGTGCAGTTGTATTAGATGAGTGGCTAAAAGAGTTAGCTGCTATTACACAAGAACATGCCATTATATCTCTTACAAATAATCTGGAGTTTAAAGTTTAATATGTAAGACGACTGAACacacaaattaaaattcagttAACGATATAGTAactattgaaaatattctttccttCTTACAGGgttttaataaagtaatatgtgatatacatatacacacacactGCTAGACTTATACATAATACATcatattatagaatttaaaatgtttatgtaaagttattgaagagaatgtaaaaatattatacagaatattgctataaatatgaaaataatagtatctttttcattttataaatgtagATAGACAAATTAGGGATCAGCTTAAAAAGTTATagatttatacatttttgttgattttatcCGTTTTAATCACTAGTTATATGAAAATTGCGTTaagagaaaatatatagaaagttttattcaaaatagGCCCtcgtgaatattaattattaattattaatatatcggCCGAATCTTATTATAAAGACTGACATTTAGAGCAATTTCCTATacaatatacacatattacattattaaactatttaataactttttattacatatgctACAAACCGaatcaatttatttgaaattatatttaaatatatatatattaatccaAGATCataaatagttaaaaatatttagataaacaAAGGAAAGTGCcaagttattattttaatatgttacataatataatcaaCACTTTGGAAATTGTtccaaatgtatttaaaatttaacaatcAAATTACTGTTatgacaaatttattttaacaacaaggaaaatatatttgcatacTTATGAATTTTACATTGACTAACAAAGCGTAATAATTACATAGCCTGTTTTTATTGTACTTaacttaatatataattataaagtcATAATTACtgagtaatatatatatacacaaatatGATTTGAAAGTTTAGTAgcacaaaatattatatacatataaattaatgtactttaaattatgaatttttaaatattgctaGATGAAACTGTGCGTAAATCGAACACTAACTGAAATCAACAATTCATCTatcttgtaataattttatcctaTATTTTTACCTTCACTAatgtaatgttaaatataaagtaaaaagtattttattatgtagTTTTgtattgattaaaatatacaaatatcaaattttttgcaatatttaaaGTGAAACATTAGTACAATATGTATGTTAACAACTGAAGAAATATTGATACTTCGCAATAATGCGATACTACTGCAtgactataaaatatttgcttatatataaatagcatatcaaaatttaattattaaaatacaaaaattattccagCTCAATTTTTGTCaacaaacattaaaattagtattaatatatgaatgcaattattaaaaaattatggtAGTTAAGAGACAGTTAAATGACAATGAAATTGCAATATGATCACTGgttaaaatatgattaaatGTGTATTTTGTTCATTACTAAAAATCAACATgttttttgattattttaaaattcatatttagtataaaatatttattataatgtgATATTAAACTAGATTATTGGAACTTTATTAAAGTATTCtagttttatttctgtttcaagtatttaaataaatattaatttaataaagaattattaacaattcaAACAAATGTGCTTCAAATGTTTGGATGTAATGCATggtagaataatattattttatatgactGCAAGTAATATCGAATTTGTAGCATTGTAATATTAGTaacttaataatttaataatttcttacatataaaatgtttaaatgcaaatttcattattagCATACCTTATGTACCTTTATTAAAAACATGcagtattttcaaataatgttatatgcttgCCAACTTattgcaaataatataatgtaatatttttaatattttatcatttagtTCATTGTTAtgtttaaatttgttaataaatttacgtaataaaatagtttataataattattcaagaattttcataattcagAATTGCATATATAACTTCaatagtataattttaaatatttaagtttatattttttatctttgcatttttaattatgttgctaatattaaaagtatattaataaaaaaaattatgacaATAATTTAACTACATTTTacagttattttataaatagataaaatcaatttgaatctatatttttgcatttctgTTTAACTGATGATATGTTATATGTTgttataaacaatttgttataataaattgtataatttacaaGTTTATAGTGATCACCAAGAAAACTttcatttgttatatattgATTTTTGCTTAATAAGATAGATATTACTAGTGTCAGAATTTATATGCTATGCAAAacttaatatacatatgttcaaatttttaaaatttaatatcttaatTACACAACGACTGTACActgaaaatgtaatataaaataaaatatatatattattgtattacatagaaaatgttttaataaaaactgataccaaaaaattaaatatatataatacaatttttatgaaacaaaattctcaaatacatatgtatatttttaaaatgttgaaaagataaaatagatgtgaaataatagatctttgaataatttataaaaaacaaaaattttcgtttttaattattgttactattattatcttttgctaatatttattcaataatgataaaatgCTCCCATTAAAAgtacataatataagaataaatacattttcaaattaactttattattttaaataatgaaagaattgttatacatacatgtatttaGTGTAAGTAAAAAGGACTTTGTGTTTTAACCATCTTTTAAATACTTCATCATTATTAGATCGCAAGAAGAATAAGATgagtaataaaaatcaattctttcaatattttatatggaattttttataaacaatttttaaatacatataaatttcaacatatatatatatgtgtgtatgtatatatatatatatatatatatatatatatatacacacatattgTTGTTGACATAGGTATGTATGCAAGTATCCtactattttttttagaaCGGAGCATCCAAAATTAACAATGTAGTTTACATGTAAGGCAAGgaattaatcgatattttgttttacattgaatataatacaaaaatacatataagtaaatatttttgagtTATAGTTTCTcgggaaaatattattatgaaaatgtgTAATTACTGAACGATTCTGTTGCGTTCGATTGGAAATGTCCAATCATTGTATCGCTTTGATTAACACTCGCCGATAGATACAGTTTGCGAAAATCGCTGTACCAAAAAGGAGACTAGGCTTAATCTAGAATCACTAGATTGTCGATTTCAAacttctctaattttttcttctatttcgaTTTATTACTTCGAAAAGATACATACGGTGCTTGTGATGAAAATCGTCTATATGTACACGTACGTATATTAAAAGTGGAACCTCTGCAGTACTGCCATATAGCACTAAATAGAATCTGATTGCAACTGTGCTTAATCGACATGATCTCATACTTTCAGACACATTAATTGTTATCGATGTATATATTCTAATCGTTTATATTCTTGTAtaacgaatattatttaaattccttAACACCAGgcctaaataaatataaaagtgtgTTATATTGAATGcaaattatgataattttaaattaatattaatattaatattttgttacgttccattgtatcttttttaatttaactaattGATCGTAACACATTTtgagatattgaaatttttacaaattgtaatatttaaattaattaatcattgtattaatatattaaaactaatTAGTTAGTAATTGACATAATTTCtattagaatatattattgtatatttcagCAGCTTcacatataatatactttgatataaaaagtattcatGCCTTTTTGTTTGGGAAATTATACAACCCATAATATGGAGGAATATGCTGTAGTATCCGACATATCCGTTGTAGATGTTTATGATATTGCATCGGAAATAGGAAAAGAATGTGAAAAGCTCATAGATTCATATGGAGTAGACTCTGTGACCAATCTTATGCCAAAAGTAATACATGCATTAgaattattggaaaatctTGCAACCAAAAATGAACGTGAAAATACTACAGTTCAAGAATTACAAGCAAAGATTTCACAACTGGAAagtgataaaattgaaaaagctGAAGATAGGCAAAGATTTGAAAaggtattttatttagaaaaattcataaataccACATATATACAGATGCATATACATAGGTATTTGACAGATGCATATTTAGAACTTGCtcgttttcttatttattcagaaacatttatttgttatacagGAACTGGAACAAATTGAAGAACATTGGCGTCAAGAATCTCGTGACCTAGTAGAAATGGTTACAAGGttacaagaagaaaatagacgATTATCAGAGGCTCTGCAAGAATCACGTAGTGATAGTCAGTACAGCAGTAAACAAAGTACTAACAACCTTTTTCCTACTAACACGATGCTATAAATGTTCTATCGTATATATGTCTTATTAGTTACATGAATATATTTCCAGCTTTTACAGCTAGTCAAGAAGTTGATATTGCAGTATTGCAGCACTTAAGATCTATGATAGACAAACAAAGAGATCAAATTCGAGGAAGAGACAAAGAGCTGCTgcaaaaaaatacagaaatagaaaatgtaaattggTACTTATGTTCGTATGTAATTTgtgattaatataaattgtgaTTAAGTAATGcttttgtaaatgtaatatgtttgatactttataatttccttaattGTCTGTtccgctttttttttttttagatactaataatatatattttattgtaaattattattctattttatacagCTGACAGCACAGGTTGAAAAACTCGGGGTTGTCGGTCGAGAATTAAAGCGGAAACAGCGTCAGGCCCAAATGCAAGCACGTGGTTTAGTAGAGGAACGAGCAGACTTTTTAGCCCAATTGCAAGATCAAAATcgtgaattaataaatcttcgaGCCCGCCTTGGTTtagcaaagaaagaaaatgaagaccTAAGTAAATTACAGGGTTGTCCAGATTTAACAAATAAAGCTATATATGATTTGGATGATCCTGACAGACCAAGGTTTACTACCGCCgagttgaaagaaattttacatgaACGGAATGAATTGAAAGCTAGAGTATCAGATTTAGAAGATGAACTAGAATTATATCGACCAAAACCTGAAACGTACGtttcacatatatataacaataatttgcCTTGCTCTGTAAATTATAATGAGATTTTTTCagtacaatttaatattacaatatttaagaaattatattatctttaatattattatagggTTGAAGATGATAAAGATGCTCCTGTTCAAGGCCCTCTTCCCTATGAACCAGATGATGCACCATGGAAAAAGACATCTGAATCTGGAATTCGTAAATTGTAAGTAACTCATACATGAAAAACTTaagaattctaatttttaataacaatgtCTACTTTCCAGTTTCCGGAAAATTTTCTCAGAGTCTAGCAGTAGTTTTTTAGTTGGTAGTAGCCCACGTCGAAGTCTTTCTAGTTTATCAAAAATGGCCCTCTCTGGAAACAGTACATATGATGAATCTATATAATGGTTTTtcaacgaataatttttaaaatcctACGAAGATTTATTGAACATAATGTCTTTGtgtttatttatagtattttatattctaataataatacctAAATTggtttaatgaattaaaagtaACTCATTTTTTTTTGAGTTATTAATTACAACTATTAAATAACTAAGAAGATTTAATTATACgtgattaaaaagaattagaCAAAAGCACGATTATTCATATATGTGCAACATTgcatttatcaattattaaaataatctaaaacgaactatatttaaatatatgttaacaATTAAATTGACGTGCCTCCAAAGTTAAAAATGTTGATAATGATGCATATGGTAGTGTCTTATCATTTCTATtggtattatatttcatataatataagtaatggtataaaatataatattctagaCAAAGTTATACAATCTCTTTAACTTGTATAAAAATCATGCAGTagcatttttcattattatatatttatagctaACACAAAACAAATGTTTTTAGATACAAAAAGATTCAGTTTTGTCTTGTTAGAATATGATAATTTCTTTTgcatttattacataacagttaCAAGTACATGAAATTCCAAAAGTACTGATATATCTTTATCACTATagactatttaacgttataataaatataaaaattgtataattacataaaaaataattattgttttttaaagtatttatatttgtatatcttcgttttcttttcaaaaatttttatgtttggatataatttaaaatattaaattaagtatttttttaactaaaatttGGTTACATTTaaacaagtatatatattttttctatagttttaataagaatttggatattataatgtgtttacattttttataatttgtgtGCCATGTCAGTGTGAAAATAAAGgcaaatattatacttatatagaTTGTAAATACTATTTGAAAATCATAAAcgtagatatatttaatataatatatataaagatattaataatatatatataaaattacacaagaaataataatagtaatgtTAATGTGAAAATATGCAATCACGTAAAATGACATTCACATTCaaccaataaaatatattgataatagTCATTCTTGTTAAattgatatataaattaaaattataaaaaagaaataaaaatatagttctCACTAATAGTTTCAATAATCTCAGAAGAaacctataaaaatattatttataaatattctgagtttaaactttaaaatttctacACCAGTATGTATATTgtcatatgaaaatataatttttaatttaattataagataacaatccttttttaattgcaattttttaaattgattaaaagtttctaaaattttatataggaaagttttatacttttcaaatactgacataaaataaaaaatttaatatttgttaaatatgtatttttagaCCAGTATAGATACATGTAATCAATAAAACTGCTTCAATTTAACAACatctataaaatgaaattaaaagaaacaagaatataTTGTAGCTTAAGTTACAAATAGTTATAAAACATATCTGTAACTTAAGTTATGTTTTGAAATAAAGGatatgatatatacatatttattttataataaaaatatgttccaCACGCATGCGcacgtttaaaaataatttattacaattattataattctagTCCTGTTGTGTGcctattatatatgtaaatgtatttatctTACATTAATTTAACAAGGTTTTTAAAACAGCTGATAAAAAGTTtaagattttgtttattacacaATGCTTTTGTATACTATACAATCAGtaaatcta is a window of Bombus pascuorum chromosome 14, iyBomPasc1.1, whole genome shotgun sequence DNA encoding:
- the LOC132914163 gene encoding FHIP family protein CPIJ015043-like isoform X4; this encodes MPLEVEEKLVVLLNQLCVALMQNMALLDLFFHSTAIGKSKFIIFTLLIPYVHREGGVGQQARDSMLLCMSLSKKNDEVGVYIADHSNICPVLATGLSGLYSLLPRKLDIETDDWHRLTPDDVNDLPALMHLMNSLDFCNAVAQVAHPLVQKLLLEFLYHGFLVPVMGPALLQDSVGLTIKQLDAQEHWTTVDELVAATAYFDLFLRSVTEPGLLRSFVRFLLEDNYDECRILDSLIQRISSRSRLCIVTLGLFETLINLNCEDIMLELCLGALSPCSHVMLSQRRRLRDIDPFGRAAEKFLSLTPSCCSPFTSINSQFNSLPNNTTYEKYSNATSESLKSLPASINYGVRLSDSLYGNYHAYLCDARQKIRACRIACSTWSYQYNGELPKDSTTSSATTLIDDNTLLDQSQKKTETNKALSLETAKQPTVFNEIIENSSIDNMLVNMSLLDEKDLNTIEKELKIESLVATGIELSLEEQAKLDADIAELLNEDIGISDSVKEMSLIDKKEFDSSNDDSNTTMNSLLSLGESSGYESFAFKGSSQSTPDNEPSEDRISEHDEIEIESNKEQGILSLHSIIESSSIAPEELTANKQSKENYRQDVFNGQPNVGIFLDVLLRKLECMTSNNLYVNLHLTGLISRLAIYPQPLLQSFLLNHSLVFQPSIRSLFQVLASLKHKIDQFLSQHNNIDILVEQARLFLINREDKLVNARKNALEAAAHSVSTKRNSLSGEPFSRVFKRCENKRWSLTSSFTQMLRRSSGSSGPSSLNNTVNQSTGISENQLEAIGHGSGYRYYTKTSWESPNEVSPVQNVVLCAVVLDEWLKELAAITQEHAIISLTNNLEFKV
- the LOC132914163 gene encoding FHIP family protein AAEL005291-like isoform X3, which translates into the protein MSWLRSSPLRTSFTKQRSRDSPPKDADPSACYDSFCKHWQQAYEIILRTSPPKGICNQDDVLGVVNHVDQMVTLLVLELRDFNFYNNYRQSTTATHSPCLEHLLSENLLVKLYDWNKHSGRFNNAVRLEQLKLYELLVSHSGTLLAHEPVARPLLRLLEDCANDIMPLEVEEKLVVLLNQLCVALMQNMALLDLFFHSTAIGKSKFIIFTLLIPYVHREGGVGQQARDSMLLCMSLSKKNDEVGVYIADHSNICPVLATGLSGLYSLLPRKLDIETDDWHRLTPDDVNDLPALMHLMNSLDFCNAVAQVAHPLVQKLLLEFLYHGFLVPVMGPALLQTTVDELVAATAYFDLFLRSVTEPGLLRSFVRFLLEDNYDECRILDSLIQRISSRSRLCIVTLGLFETLINLNCEDIMLELCLGALSPCSHVMLSQRRRLRDIDPFGRAAEKFLSLTPSCCSPFTSINSQFNSLPNNTTYEKYSNATSESLKSLPASINYGVRLSDSLYGNYHAYLCDARQKIRACRIACSTWSYQYNGELPKDSTTSSATTLIDDNTLLDQSQKKTETNKALSLETAKQPTVFNEIIENSSIDNMLVNMSLLDEKDLNTIEKELKIESLVATGIELSLEEQAKLDADIAELLNEDIGISDSVKEMSLIDKKEFDSSNDDSNTTMNSLLSLGESSGYESFAFKGSSQSTPDNEPSEDRISEHDEIEIESNKEQGILSLHSIIESSSIAPEELTANKQSKENYRQDVFNGQPNVGIFLDVLLRKLECMTSNNLYVNLHLTGLISRLAIYPQPLLQSFLLNHSLVFQPSIRSLFQVLASLKHKIDQFLSQHNNIDILVEQARLFLINREDKLVNARKNALEAAAHSVSTKRNSLSGEPFSRVFKRCENKRWSLTSSFTQMLRRSSGSSGPSSLNNTVNQSTGISENQLEAIGHGSGYRYYTKTSWESPNEVSPVQNVVLCAVVLDEWLKELAAITQEHAIISLTNNLEFKV
- the LOC132914163 gene encoding FHIP family protein AAEL005291-like isoform X1 — translated: MSWLRSSPLRTSFTKQRSRDSPPKDADPSACYDSFCKHWQQAYEIILRTSPPKGICNQDDVLGVVNHVDQMVTLLVLELRDFNFYNNYRQSTTATHSPCLEHLLSENLLVKLYDWNKHSGRFNNAVRLEQLKLYELLVSHSGTLLAHEPVARPLLRLLEDCANDIMPLEVEEKLVVLLNQLCVALMQNMALLDLFFHSTAIGKSKFIIFTLLIPYVHREGGVGQQARDSMLLCMSLSKKNDEVGVYIADHSNICPVLATGLSGLYSLLPRKLDIETDDWHRLTPDDVNDLPALMHLMNSLDFCNAVAQVAHPLVQKLLLEFLYHGFLVPVMGPALLQDSVGLTIKQLDAQEHWTTVDELVAATAYFDLFLRSVTEPGLLRSFVRFLLEDNYDECRILDSLIQRISSRSRLCIVTLGLFETLINLNCEDIMLELCLGALSPCSHVMLSQRRRLRDIDPFGRAAEKFLSLTPSCCSPFTSINSQFNSLPNNTTYEKYSNATSESLKSLPASINYGVRLSDSLYGNYHAYLCDARQKIRACRIACSTWSYQYNGELPKDSTTSSATTLIDDNTLLDQSQKKTETNKALSLETAKQPTVFNEIIENSSIDNMLVNMSLLDEKDLNTIEKELKIESLVATGIELSLEEQAKLDADIAELLNEDIGISDSVKEMSLIDKKEFDSSNDDSNTTMNSLLSLGESSGYESFAFKGSSQSTPDNEPSEDRISEHDEIEIESNKEQGILSLHSIIESSSIAPEELTANKQSKENYRQDVFNGQPNVGIFLDVLLRKLECMTSNNLYVNLHLTGLISRLAIYPQPLLQSFLLNHSLVFQPSIRSLFQVLASLKHKIDQFLSQHNNIDILVEQARLFLINREDKLVNARKNALEAAAHSVSTKRNSLSGEPFSRVFKRCENKRWSLTSSFTQMLRRSSGSSGPSSLNNTVNQSTGISENQLEAIGHGSGYRYYTKTSWESPNEVSPVQNVVLCAVVLDEWLKELAAITQEHAIISLTNNLEFKV
- the LOC132914163 gene encoding FHIP family protein AAEL005291-like isoform X2 is translated as MSWLRSSPLRTSFTKQRSRDSPPKDADPSACYDSFCKHWQQAYEIILRTSPPKGICNQDDVLGVVNHVDQMVTLLVLELRDFNFYNNYRQSTTATHSPCLEHLLSENLLVKLYDWNKHSGRFNNAVRLEQLKLYELLVSHSGTLLAHEPVARPLLRLLEDCANDIMPLEVEEKLVVLLNQLCVALMQNMALLDLFFHSTAIGKSKFIIFTLLIPYVHREGGVGQQARDSMLLCMSLSKKNDEVGVYIADHSNICPVLATGLSGLYSLLPRKLDIETDDWHRLTPDDVNDLPALMHLMNSLDFCNAVAQVAHPLVQKLLLEFLYHGFLVPVMGPALLQDSVGLTIKQLDAQEHWTTVDELVAATAYFDLFLRSVTEPGLLRSFVRFLLEDNYDECRILDSLIQRISSRSRLCIVTLGLFETLINLNCEDIMLELCLGALSPCSHVMLSQRRRLRDIDPFGRAAEKFLSLTPSCCSPFTSINSQFNSLPNNTTYEKYSNATSESLKSLPASINYGVRLSDSLYGNYHAYLCDARQKIRACRIACSTWSYQYNGELPKDSTTSSATTLIDDNTLLDQSQKKTETNKALSLETAKQPTVFNEIIENSSIDNMLVNMSLLDEKDLNTIEKELKIESLVATGIELSLEEQAKLDADIAELLNEDIGISDSVKEMSLIDKKEFDSSNDDSNTTMNSLLSLGESSGYESFAFKGSSQSTPDNEPSEDRISEHDEIEIESNKEQGILSLHSIIESSSIAPEELTANKQSKENYRQDVFNGQPNVGIFLDVLLRKLECMTSNNLYVNLHLTGLISRLAIYPQPLLQSFLLNHSLVFQPSIRSLFQVLASLKHKIDQFLSQHNNIDILVEQARLFLINREDKLVNARKNALEAAAHSVSTKRNSLSGEPFSRGENKRWSLTSSFTQMLRRSSGSSGPSSLNNTVNQSTGISENQLEAIGHGSGYRYYTKTSWESPNEVSPVQNVVLCAVVLDEWLKELAAITQEHAIISLTNNLEFKV
- the LOC132914053 gene encoding RILP-like protein homolog isoform X2, yielding MPFCLGNYTTHNMEEYAVVSDISVVDVYDIASEIGKECEKLIDSYGVDSVTNLMPKVIHALELLENLATKNERENTTVQELQAKISQLESDKIEKAEDRQRFEKELEQIEEHWRQESRDLVEMVTRLQEENRRLSEALQESRSDTFTASQEVDIAVLQHLRSMIDKQRDQIRGRDKELLQKNTEIENLTAQVEKLGVVGRELKRKQRQAQMQARGLVEERADFLAQLQDQNRELINLRARLGLAKKENEDLSKLQGCPDLTNKAIYDLDDPDRPRFTTAELKEILHERNELKARVSDLEDELELYRPKPETVEDDKDAPVQGPLPYEPDDAPWKKTSESGIRKFFRKIFSESSSSFLVGSSPRRSLSSLSKMALSGNSTYDESI
- the LOC132914053 gene encoding RILP-like protein homolog isoform X1, with product MPFCLGNYTTHNMEEYAVVSDISVVDVYDIASEIGKECEKLIDSYGVDSVTNLMPKVIHALELLENLATKNERENTTVQELQAKISQLESDKIEKAEDRQRFEKELEQIEEHWRQESRDLVEMVTRLQEENRRLSEALQESRSDSQYSSKQTFTASQEVDIAVLQHLRSMIDKQRDQIRGRDKELLQKNTEIENLTAQVEKLGVVGRELKRKQRQAQMQARGLVEERADFLAQLQDQNRELINLRARLGLAKKENEDLSKLQGCPDLTNKAIYDLDDPDRPRFTTAELKEILHERNELKARVSDLEDELELYRPKPETVEDDKDAPVQGPLPYEPDDAPWKKTSESGIRKFFRKIFSESSSSFLVGSSPRRSLSSLSKMALSGNSTYDESI